One Megasphaera elsdenii DSM 20460 genomic window carries:
- a CDS encoding PhoH family protein, whose translation MAKTYVLDTNVLIQAPYAMQCFEDNHVVIPLVVVEELDGLKKADGERGFNARQAIRFLERLRLRGNLLDGVPLDHGGTLRIEINCVHEALPDSLPDDQADNRILKVCRHLQSCQPILVTKDLVLRLKAQVLHIEAQDFSREQVLPEKNAYTGRLTCYVPEAAFDDFLTQGVAVSQLYLTDSEGRSYAPEVQENEFVILQADASLHKTHLGRVHQGQVLPLTYSRVTPYGIKPRNAGQYFMQEALMQPASEAPLVIVKGQAGTAKTFYSLAVGLEKIINHPTGEYRRILICRPNAQFDSDIGFLPGDEQEKISPLMRPIIDNLEQLIDSNEDERYDNERELAEKIEEIFDRQLIQTEALNFIRGRSLEKTYLIIDEAQNMTPNQVKGIITRAGKGTKIILIGDPNQIDKPFLDERTNGLTYAAGKMKGSPLCYQLTMMADECERSPLALDAIQRL comes from the coding sequence ATGGCAAAGACTTATGTACTCGATACGAATGTGCTCATTCAGGCGCCGTATGCCATGCAGTGTTTTGAAGACAATCACGTCGTCATTCCTTTGGTTGTTGTCGAAGAGCTGGATGGATTGAAAAAAGCGGATGGTGAACGCGGGTTCAATGCCCGTCAAGCCATCCGTTTTTTAGAACGCCTGCGGCTCCGGGGTAACCTGCTCGACGGAGTCCCCTTGGATCATGGCGGCACCCTGCGTATTGAAATCAACTGCGTCCATGAAGCCCTTCCTGATTCCCTACCGGACGATCAGGCCGATAATCGCATCCTCAAGGTCTGCCGTCATCTGCAGTCGTGTCAGCCCATTCTGGTCACGAAGGATCTGGTCCTGCGCCTGAAAGCACAGGTCCTGCATATCGAAGCCCAGGATTTCAGTCGCGAACAGGTCCTTCCAGAAAAGAATGCCTATACCGGCCGTCTGACTTGTTATGTACCGGAAGCGGCTTTCGACGATTTCCTGACCCAAGGCGTTGCCGTCAGCCAGCTCTATCTAACGGACAGCGAAGGACGCAGTTATGCTCCGGAAGTCCAGGAAAATGAATTCGTCATCTTACAGGCCGACGCGTCTTTGCACAAAACCCATTTAGGCCGGGTCCATCAGGGACAAGTCCTGCCCCTGACCTACAGCCGTGTCACGCCTTATGGCATCAAGCCGCGCAATGCCGGCCAGTATTTCATGCAAGAAGCCCTTATGCAGCCGGCTTCGGAAGCCCCGTTGGTCATCGTCAAAGGCCAGGCCGGGACGGCAAAGACGTTCTATTCTTTGGCTGTGGGCCTGGAAAAAATCATCAACCATCCGACTGGCGAATACCGGCGCATTCTCATCTGCCGTCCGAATGCGCAGTTCGACTCGGACATCGGCTTTCTGCCCGGCGACGAACAGGAAAAGATTTCGCCCCTCATGCGGCCCATCATCGACAATCTGGAGCAGCTCATCGACAGCAACGAAGATGAACGCTACGATAACGAACGGGAATTAGCCGAAAAAATCGAGGAAATCTTTGACCGTCAGCTCATTCAGACAGAAGCTCTCAATTTCATTCGCGGCCGCTCTTTGGAAAAGACGTACCTCATCATCGACGAAGCCCAGAATATGACACCGAACCAAGTCAAAGGCATCATCACCCGTGCCGGGAAAGGCACGAAGATCATCCTCATCGGCGACCCCAACCAAATCGATAAGCCCTTCCTAGATGAACGGACCAATGGTCTGACCTATGCTGCCGGTAAGATGAAAGGCAGCCCTTTATGCTACCAGCTGACCATGATGGCCGATGAATGTGAACGGTCGCCGCTGGCCCTCGACGCTATCCAGCGCCTGTGA